Proteins from a genomic interval of Leptospira kanakyensis:
- a CDS encoding LIC_12586 family protein, which produces MERIFSSYRLSQYRLSFLNVINRIRENKRVLFSFLALGFVFFCFVLLYYSLEFYLRNYRIPLVQLRKVVSFTINKELGKAVDIGVLDFSLREGLIIEDLVVSNEEDFSFNDHMLKVKKVTFRLSSYFKESPTVEQIDFYSPHLVLNENVSLRNQLIEYAQKNKLKDIRFHDARLTFKQNDSTLVDWKEGWDIVLKRKSKKLYLSYNNGWFWIPNTTRIKGEGQFSDTNLDEFQFEFQWKNYPSEEAIILTNYLFGSNVHSAVLSGEGKVVRDPVSGFTASGDVEFENSLIPLPFFENYILDGFRFREVFLFTENKEDREFLGTDFRIKTSVKKETIKEPVLDRHFEFQIESLEGITERISDVSGNFILPLTGNLKGNLDLTETGDKNKWFRLLGEIVGSEIEWDSKLLQIENGNLNLKLLEGNEWNLNFDSMLFGKPSHLSGGGVNVWGRSKKTDGSFYYPLNSKTKLNFKTADFTANDWKPLYEDWKKETLEEIRERQEKLIPEEYFYQTKVYKYFLESMNLDLGIAVGNYFPYSGSKSLGESKGNLQVRDGRMNFNLALGNTGSKVSMVSYFASKTPNFGFSLFLNEYPWSDPWMHLCGAELKPSEVSLDYSFNSIGSDYYTLHKDARTSYFLKLFGVSFKEADLVSKLEMDLTPFKKPFQMEFDLSRYSDMDYISNLVVSSESLDLKGYGNNKNGNYGFTTYGLVGESRGTFSFSEEENKCVIK; this is translated from the coding sequence TTGGAACGGATCTTTTCTTCCTACCGCCTATCTCAGTATAGGTTATCCTTTCTAAACGTAATCAATAGAATCCGTGAAAACAAACGGGTTCTATTTTCATTTTTAGCACTAGGGTTTGTTTTTTTCTGTTTTGTCCTACTTTACTATAGCCTTGAGTTTTACCTTCGAAACTACCGCATCCCACTTGTCCAACTGCGGAAGGTTGTTTCTTTTACCATCAATAAAGAACTAGGGAAGGCGGTTGATATTGGAGTGTTAGACTTTTCGCTCAGAGAAGGTCTTATCATTGAGGATCTAGTGGTTTCGAATGAAGAAGACTTTTCCTTTAACGATCATATGTTGAAGGTAAAAAAGGTAACCTTTCGTCTTTCCAGTTACTTTAAAGAATCTCCTACAGTCGAACAAATTGATTTTTATAGTCCTCATTTGGTTTTGAATGAAAACGTAAGTTTAAGAAATCAACTCATCGAATATGCGCAAAAAAACAAATTAAAAGACATTCGTTTTCATGATGCAAGGCTCACCTTCAAACAAAACGATTCCACTTTGGTGGATTGGAAAGAAGGTTGGGACATTGTTTTAAAACGTAAAAGTAAAAAATTATACCTTTCCTATAACAATGGTTGGTTTTGGATTCCGAACACAACTCGCATTAAGGGTGAAGGTCAGTTTTCTGATACAAATTTGGATGAGTTCCAATTTGAATTCCAATGGAAAAATTATCCATCAGAAGAAGCCATAATACTTACCAATTACTTGTTTGGTTCCAATGTACATTCTGCTGTCCTATCGGGAGAAGGGAAAGTGGTTCGTGATCCTGTGTCCGGATTTACTGCGAGCGGAGATGTGGAGTTTGAAAATTCACTCATTCCCCTTCCATTTTTTGAAAACTACATTCTGGATGGATTCCGGTTCCGAGAAGTGTTTTTATTCACAGAAAACAAAGAAGATAGAGAATTTTTAGGCACAGACTTTCGGATCAAAACCTCAGTCAAAAAAGAAACCATTAAAGAACCGGTGCTTGATCGTCATTTTGAATTTCAAATTGAATCTCTAGAAGGAATTACGGAGCGAATCTCTGACGTATCTGGAAATTTTATTCTACCTTTGACCGGTAATCTCAAAGGGAATTTAGATCTCACGGAAACGGGGGATAAAAACAAATGGTTTCGTTTGCTTGGGGAAATTGTCGGATCAGAAATCGAATGGGATTCTAAACTTTTACAAATCGAAAATGGAAACTTAAACCTAAAATTACTCGAAGGCAATGAATGGAATTTGAATTTTGATTCTATGCTTTTTGGTAAACCTTCTCATCTTTCTGGGGGAGGAGTGAACGTTTGGGGCAGGTCTAAAAAAACAGATGGCAGTTTTTATTATCCATTAAATTCAAAAACGAAACTTAATTTCAAAACGGCAGATTTTACAGCCAATGATTGGAAACCTTTGTATGAAGACTGGAAAAAAGAAACCTTGGAAGAAATCAGGGAACGCCAGGAGAAATTAATCCCAGAAGAATACTTTTACCAAACAAAGGTATATAAATACTTTTTAGAATCCATGAACTTGGACTTAGGAATTGCTGTTGGAAATTATTTTCCATATAGTGGGTCAAAATCTCTCGGAGAATCCAAAGGGAATCTTCAAGTGAGAGACGGGCGAATGAATTTCAATTTGGCTTTGGGAAATACAGGTTCCAAGGTTTCTATGGTTTCCTATTTTGCGAGTAAAACTCCCAACTTTGGTTTTAGTTTGTTTTTGAATGAATATCCTTGGTCTGATCCTTGGATGCATCTTTGTGGTGCGGAATTGAAACCTTCCGAAGTCAGTTTGGATTATAGTTTTAATAGCATTGGAAGCGATTATTATACCTTACATAAAGATGCTAGAACTTCTTATTTTCTAAAATTATTTGGAGTGAGTTTTAAAGAAGCTGATTTAGTTTCTAAATTAGAAATGGATCTCACTCCTTTCAAAAAACCATTTCAAATGGAATTTGATTTGAGTCGGTATTCGGATATGGATTATATTTCGAACCTGGTGGTTTCCAGTGAATCTTTGGATCTGAAAGGATACGGAAATAATAAAAATGGAAACTATGGTTTTACGACTTATGGTCTCGTCGGCGAATCCCGGGGAACTTTTAGTTTTTCAGAAGAGGAAAATAAATGCGTCATCAAATAG
- a CDS encoding phospholipase D-like domain-containing protein, with translation MNRILFSLLFFSFSLIGVCQSPKNQDLSSLLFPSMPITDLYFSYPGRDVAEEKKRLVKDVLLSEIKKAKISIRAYLYSIDDYEIITELYLKKRMGVQVQLFGDKEEDYSELESFGLEIQRWSGSGIHHTKIWIIDKTRVFMGTGNFTTHGLLTDHNVYWAQNISEKEFEGMVSTLEGKNPRGFFQLGFLRYYTSPEAGLEIQQQLLDAVDQAKHSIKYLIYSHYDPVLSLKLLEASKRGVRVEGIYNSPMSTNPEGVFLGKNLSFPSQIWEDGNVDFVYKEDRYLGGLLHHKTMMIDDRIVYTGSYNFSVSARDKNKEVFVRMEHPTVVSEFLMEWRRILWMANPVVHLSVNSDPTNQEGDSSLKSYSIHRFQNSIFQTNVFFNSEGIFDNNSNAISNAYKQSLGLTGMIRNRMGDRFLFSSISKDPIWEESEGSRERFVLQNYFLGTSVSLSSGEKVLSFSSWDGSHPKQSFVPDGNSTILGQTDFWRGKNLWFWVDTEKGTLSFCHTKEKNKPPEWMVFLLNRLEVMGKTTPVCSND, from the coding sequence ATGAATCGGATTCTTTTTAGTCTTTTGTTTTTTTCTTTTTCACTAATAGGAGTCTGTCAAAGTCCAAAAAATCAAGATTTAAGTTCTCTCTTATTCCCAAGTATGCCAATCACAGACTTATACTTTTCCTATCCTGGTCGGGATGTCGCCGAAGAGAAAAAAAGACTAGTGAAAGATGTTTTACTTTCAGAGATAAAAAAGGCAAAAATTTCGATCCGCGCTTATCTTTATTCCATAGATGACTATGAAATCATCACAGAACTTTATTTGAAAAAACGAATGGGCGTACAAGTACAACTGTTTGGTGACAAAGAGGAAGATTATTCGGAACTTGAATCCTTTGGTTTAGAAATCCAAAGATGGTCAGGTTCAGGAATCCATCATACAAAAATTTGGATCATCGACAAAACTCGTGTTTTTATGGGAACAGGAAACTTTACCACCCACGGATTATTGACAGATCATAACGTTTATTGGGCTCAAAACATTTCGGAAAAGGAATTTGAAGGGATGGTTTCAACTTTAGAGGGAAAAAATCCAAGAGGATTCTTTCAATTAGGTTTTTTAAGATATTACACATCTCCGGAAGCTGGACTCGAAATTCAACAGCAGTTACTAGATGCAGTGGATCAGGCAAAACACTCCATTAAGTATTTAATTTATTCTCATTATGACCCAGTTCTTAGTTTGAAATTGTTGGAGGCAAGTAAGCGCGGAGTTCGTGTTGAAGGGATATACAACAGTCCTATGTCCACCAATCCAGAAGGTGTTTTTCTAGGCAAAAATTTAAGTTTCCCTTCGCAAATTTGGGAAGATGGAAATGTTGATTTTGTTTATAAAGAAGATCGTTATTTGGGTGGATTATTGCACCACAAAACAATGATGATTGATGATCGAATTGTTTATACTGGATCTTATAATTTTTCTGTATCGGCTAGGGATAAAAATAAAGAAGTTTTTGTAAGAATGGAGCATCCTACTGTCGTTAGTGAATTTCTTATGGAATGGAGGCGGATTTTATGGATGGCAAATCCAGTGGTTCATTTGTCTGTAAATTCTGATCCAACCAACCAAGAAGGAGATTCCTCACTAAAATCTTATTCAATTCATAGATTCCAAAATTCAATCTTTCAAACCAATGTATTCTTTAATAGCGAAGGGATCTTTGATAACAATTCCAATGCGATCTCTAACGCTTATAAACAAAGTTTAGGTTTAACGGGTATGATTAGAAATAGGATGGGCGATCGGTTTTTATTTTCTTCCATCTCCAAAGATCCCATTTGGGAAGAATCGGAAGGGTCACGAGAAAGGTTTGTCCTGCAGAATTATTTTTTGGGAACGAGTGTAAGTCTTTCTAGTGGTGAAAAGGTTCTTTCCTTTTCGAGTTGGGACGGATCACATCCGAAACAATCCTTTGTGCCTGATGGGAATTCTACGATTTTGGGCCAGACCGATTTCTGGCGGGGTAAAAATTTATGGTTTTGGGTGGATACCGAAAAGGGAACCCTTTCTTTTTGTCATACGAAGGAAAAAAATAAACCACCCGAATGGATGGTATTTTTACTGAACCGGTTGGAGGTCATGGGAAAAACAACTCCCGTCTGCTCTAACGACTGA
- a CDS encoding ATP-dependent helicase, which produces MKLNTAQMEAVSTIQGPLLVFAGAGSGKTRVITNRIAHMVEGVKIPAGKIVALSFTNKSAKEMAERLRKMVPREKLKGITLSTFHSLGLKILKEHITKLGYNETFLLFNGTDQEAFVSDLLKSKRLDPKKVPPKEILRRISYAKNTQVHPRDNGLTGELDLVAAEVFSMYEDGLKEKNAIDFDDLILLPKRLLAEFPEIAAYYQRKHEYYLVDEFQDTNQLQYEFLSLFRGKSDNLCVVGDDDQSIYAFRGSNVQLILNFEREFPHAKVVRLLENYRSTSLIIQAANSLIQNNKGRKEKTLYSRIPSAERVEYYETADEREEAIFVAGRIQTLLIKNEFKGKEIAILFRTNFQSRPFEEELRNRSIPYKVVGGYNFFDRKEIRDCISYLRYVANPKDDYSLLRIINYPKRGIGPGTMQKLQEEAFTHKLSLYEIFHKMIESPDYLPEIKAKVRQEIYQFVEMVDAFKKKFAMSPKLSPVLREMITQIGFEREISMEETEEKVVKARIYNLSELVNMLSFFEEEEGREGKATIFDFLQRLVLLMEDEPKEDEEDRRVQLLTMHQSKGLEYDLVFLVGLEEGILPNSRVIEEEGEVVDEERRLLYVGMTRPRRKLYLTSARTRRKFGEQIESAPSRFLNELSQDAVLFFPMETKDRDTETKNFLEELDKLKVG; this is translated from the coding sequence ATGAAATTGAATACGGCACAAATGGAAGCAGTCTCCACCATCCAAGGACCCCTTTTGGTCTTCGCCGGTGCGGGTTCTGGAAAAACAAGGGTCATCACCAACCGGATTGCTCATATGGTGGAAGGGGTAAAAATCCCTGCTGGCAAAATTGTGGCCCTTTCCTTTACCAATAAAAGTGCCAAAGAGATGGCCGAACGGCTTCGTAAGATGGTTCCTCGGGAAAAACTAAAAGGAATCACACTTTCTACCTTCCATTCATTAGGTTTAAAAATCCTAAAAGAACATATTACCAAACTTGGATATAACGAAACCTTTTTGTTATTCAATGGAACTGACCAGGAAGCCTTTGTTTCCGACCTATTGAAGTCCAAACGTTTGGATCCTAAAAAAGTTCCCCCAAAAGAAATCCTACGTCGTATTTCTTATGCTAAAAACACACAAGTCCATCCAAGAGACAATGGCCTTACGGGAGAATTGGATCTAGTTGCAGCAGAAGTTTTTTCTATGTATGAAGATGGTCTCAAAGAAAAAAATGCCATCGACTTCGATGATTTGATTTTACTTCCCAAACGTCTGTTAGCTGAGTTTCCTGAAATTGCAGCCTATTACCAAAGAAAACACGAATATTATCTGGTGGATGAATTCCAAGATACAAACCAACTCCAATACGAGTTTTTATCTTTATTTCGGGGCAAAAGTGACAACCTTTGTGTGGTAGGGGATGACGACCAAAGTATCTATGCTTTCCGCGGTTCCAATGTCCAACTCATCCTCAACTTTGAAAGGGAATTCCCTCATGCAAAAGTGGTGAGGCTTCTTGAAAACTATCGTTCGACATCACTCATCATCCAAGCCGCAAACTCACTCATCCAAAACAACAAAGGCCGTAAGGAAAAAACTTTATATAGCCGTATCCCTTCAGCAGAACGAGTGGAATACTATGAAACCGCCGACGAAAGAGAAGAAGCCATTTTTGTGGCTGGAAGGATCCAAACCCTACTCATCAAAAATGAATTTAAGGGAAAAGAAATCGCCATCTTATTTCGGACAAATTTCCAATCTCGCCCTTTTGAAGAAGAACTTAGAAATCGTAGCATTCCCTATAAAGTAGTGGGGGGATATAATTTCTTTGATCGGAAAGAAATCAGAGATTGTATTTCTTACTTGCGTTATGTGGCAAATCCTAAGGATGATTACTCTCTCCTCAGAATCATCAATTACCCCAAACGTGGGATTGGCCCAGGCACTATGCAAAAACTCCAAGAGGAAGCCTTCACTCACAAACTTTCTCTTTATGAAATCTTCCATAAAATGATTGAGAGTCCTGACTATTTGCCCGAAATTAAAGCTAAGGTCAGACAAGAAATCTACCAATTCGTAGAAATGGTAGATGCTTTCAAAAAGAAGTTTGCCATGTCGCCGAAACTTTCGCCTGTGCTTCGGGAAATGATCACCCAAATTGGTTTTGAGCGGGAAATCTCCATGGAAGAAACCGAGGAGAAAGTGGTCAAAGCTCGGATTTACAATTTGAGTGAACTTGTGAATATGTTGTCCTTTTTTGAAGAAGAAGAGGGCCGCGAGGGCAAGGCAACGATTTTTGACTTCTTACAGAGGCTTGTGCTCCTGATGGAAGACGAGCCCAAAGAGGACGAGGAAGACAGGAGGGTGCAACTTCTGACCATGCACCAGTCCAAAGGTCTGGAATACGATTTAGTTTTTTTAGTTGGCCTAGAAGAGGGAATTTTACCGAACTCACGTGTTATAGAAGAAGAAGGAGAAGTGGTCGATGAAGAAAGACGCCTTCTCTACGTGGGTATGACTCGCCCAAGGCGAAAATTGTACTTGACTTCGGCTCGTACAAGACGCAAATTTGGGGAGCAAATCGAGAGTGCCCCCTCTCGGTTTTTAAATGAGCTGTCTCAGGACGCTGTTCTTTTTTTCCCTATGGAAACGAAGGATAGAGACACAGAAACTAAGAATTTCTTAGAGGAATTAGACAAACTAAAGGTAGGCTAA
- a CDS encoding NUDIX hydrolase — MKERKNWKDLYPTPIYTLASFDIQLPRSEEEKTYYVLKSKNWVNVVPVTKSGEILLIKQYRHGIGEISLEIPGGIVDEEGPGSELESAIRELREETGYATDLSKYKLLSKFSGNPAMFTNWSYSYVAYDVELVHEVEFDEGEDIEIVLKKPEEVKRLLLDGVIHHPHMAAALGIYFLQTK, encoded by the coding sequence ATGAAAGAAAGAAAAAACTGGAAAGACCTATACCCTACTCCTATTTATACCCTTGCCAGTTTTGATATCCAACTTCCCAGATCCGAAGAAGAAAAAACATACTATGTATTAAAATCTAAAAACTGGGTCAACGTAGTTCCCGTCACCAAATCAGGTGAGATTCTACTCATCAAACAATACAGACATGGAATTGGTGAGATCAGTTTAGAAATCCCTGGAGGGATTGTGGATGAAGAAGGCCCTGGTTCCGAACTGGAATCGGCCATCCGAGAACTTAGAGAAGAAACAGGATATGCCACAGATCTTTCCAAATACAAATTACTTTCTAAGTTTTCCGGTAACCCAGCTATGTTTACCAATTGGTCCTATTCCTATGTTGCGTACGATGTAGAACTTGTTCACGAAGTAGAATTTGATGAAGGTGAGGACATTGAAATTGTTTTAAAAAAACCAGAAGAAGTAAAACGATTGTTACTCGATGGTGTCATCCATCATCCCCATATGGCAGCGGCCCTTGGGATTTATTTTTTACAAACCAAGTAA
- a CDS encoding MFS transporter: protein MKKNLSLAIFKHRDFRFFIVARFFMVLAINIQATIVGWQVYELTGSVLDLGLVGLFEAIPSIVVALYAGHLADLRDRRNIIVICLFFLLVCSLTLFAFTGPLSFLLDTYKAYPIFLVILVSGIARGFISPAIFSFVTQLVPREHYPHSAAWMGTSFQAGAVIGPALGGIVYGSFGMQAAYALDSICIGLPFLLFFWIAKRSLPERKEKEALKDSLLKGLRFVLKNEIMLGAMALDMFAVLFGGAVALLPVYAKDILFVGSEGLGYLRAAPSFGALLMAYYLTYKPPLEKSGRVLLLCVFGFGICMLVFGLSQSFLLSLAALFLSGVFDSVSVVVRSTIMQTMTPEEMRGRVSAINKVFIGSSNEIGAFESGVSAKFLGPVGSVVFGGVMTILVVFFTFRLSPKLKELELKNWV from the coding sequence ATGAAGAAAAACCTTTCTTTGGCCATTTTCAAACACCGTGACTTTCGGTTTTTTATTGTCGCAAGATTCTTTATGGTTCTTGCGATCAATATCCAAGCTACCATTGTCGGGTGGCAAGTTTATGAACTTACAGGAAGTGTCCTCGACTTAGGCCTTGTAGGACTTTTTGAAGCAATCCCATCCATCGTCGTTGCCCTATATGCCGGACATCTCGCGGACTTAAGAGATCGTCGCAATATCATTGTTATCTGCCTCTTCTTTTTACTTGTTTGTTCTCTCACTCTTTTTGCATTCACCGGCCCTCTTTCTTTTTTACTCGATACCTACAAAGCTTATCCAATATTTTTAGTAATTTTGGTTTCTGGAATTGCGAGAGGGTTTATCTCTCCTGCTATTTTTAGTTTTGTCACACAACTAGTGCCAAGAGAACATTACCCACATTCGGCGGCTTGGATGGGAACCTCTTTCCAAGCCGGTGCCGTAATTGGCCCTGCACTCGGTGGGATTGTGTATGGAAGTTTTGGAATGCAGGCTGCGTATGCACTTGATTCCATTTGTATCGGACTCCCCTTTTTACTTTTCTTTTGGATCGCTAAACGAAGTCTTCCCGAACGAAAAGAAAAAGAAGCTTTAAAAGATAGCCTTCTCAAAGGCCTTCGTTTTGTTTTGAAAAACGAAATTATGTTAGGTGCAATGGCACTAGATATGTTTGCAGTTTTATTTGGAGGGGCCGTTGCCCTTCTCCCAGTATATGCCAAAGACATTTTATTTGTTGGTTCCGAAGGGCTTGGGTATTTGCGTGCGGCTCCTTCTTTCGGTGCACTACTCATGGCTTATTACCTCACATACAAACCACCTTTGGAAAAATCGGGGAGAGTTTTATTACTTTGTGTGTTTGGATTTGGGATCTGTATGTTGGTATTTGGGCTCTCTCAGTCCTTTCTCCTTTCCCTAGCCGCTTTATTTCTTTCAGGAGTTTTTGATAGTGTATCGGTTGTGGTTCGTTCCACCATCATGCAAACCATGACTCCAGAAGAAATGCGAGGGCGTGTGAGTGCGATTAATAAAGTTTTTATTGGTTCCTCAAACGAAATTGGAGCTTTTGAATCAGGAGTTTCCGCAAAATTTTTGGGTCCAGTGGGTTCGGTTGTCTTTGGTGGAGTTATGACCATCCTTGTTGTGTTTTTTACATTCCGTTTATCTCCTAAGTTGAAAGAATTGGAACTGAAAAACTGGGTTTAA
- a CDS encoding LIC12587 family lipoprotein: MKSILPLTLIFTMVVAFENCASNQGNQRTGVSKVNTGSHLAQIESIDADLKSSTLSDESRDKLIIRKGKLLLDLGKYDETISTLNQVNQAKSNPVQLSEWNLTMGKAYVGKNEYSKAIQFLNQSEKLDKNANLMERKKLVVQSLVAEREYYPALATLTKTYTKGNQKKDEFYYETAAKTYLKMGFEYKNTGFYQKGLQVANLGLEEFPNNETLKSIQKECLEVLQPEGKL, translated from the coding sequence ATGAAATCGATTCTCCCACTCACCCTCATTTTTACGATGGTAGTGGCATTTGAAAATTGTGCATCAAATCAAGGAAACCAAAGAACAGGAGTTTCCAAAGTCAATACAGGGTCTCATTTGGCCCAAATCGAATCTATCGATGCTGATCTCAAATCCTCTACACTATCTGACGAATCCCGAGACAAATTAATCATCCGAAAGGGAAAACTTTTGCTCGATCTTGGAAAATATGATGAGACCATTTCTACTCTCAATCAAGTAAACCAAGCAAAATCAAACCCAGTCCAACTCTCTGAGTGGAACCTCACTATGGGTAAGGCCTATGTGGGAAAAAATGAATACTCCAAAGCCATTCAATTTTTAAACCAATCCGAAAAATTGGATAAAAATGCGAACCTAATGGAACGTAAAAAACTTGTGGTACAGTCCCTTGTGGCGGAACGGGAATACTATCCGGCCCTTGCGACCCTCACAAAAACTTACACCAAAGGGAATCAGAAAAAAGACGAATTCTATTATGAAACTGCTGCAAAGACTTATTTAAAAATGGGCTTTGAGTATAAGAACACAGGTTTTTACCAAAAAGGTTTGCAAGTTGCCAATTTAGGATTGGAAGAATTTCCAAACAACGAAACTCTGAAATCCATTCAGAAAGAATGTTTGGAAGTGTTGCAGCCGGAGGGCAAACTCTAA
- a CDS encoding glutathione S-transferase family protein produces the protein MKLYGSITSPYVRRIRFLCLELGIPFTLVDTMTETGQKELREKNPLWKVPYAEIDDVKIWDSHTITDYIFETKGFGNLRSKTGSHHYRETNLQTAIDQALDNAILLFYLNKEGIKPDAAPYLTKNALRISSILDYIKRELNGHFFFTDGKTGLSEMALFTTLDWIRFRSVLPVEEDPVFVSFLNFHGQNKSWKETAPK, from the coding sequence ATGAAATTATATGGTAGCATCACCTCTCCTTATGTAAGACGGATTCGTTTTCTTTGTCTGGAACTTGGAATTCCATTTACCCTTGTGGACACAATGACGGAGACAGGCCAAAAAGAATTACGGGAAAAAAACCCTCTTTGGAAAGTTCCTTATGCAGAGATTGATGATGTGAAAATCTGGGACAGCCATACCATCACTGACTACATTTTTGAAACCAAGGGATTCGGAAACCTTCGATCTAAAACTGGATCCCACCATTACCGAGAGACAAATTTACAAACAGCCATTGACCAGGCACTCGACAATGCCATCCTCTTATTTTATCTAAACAAAGAAGGGATCAAACCTGATGCTGCACCTTATCTCACAAAAAATGCACTCCGCATCAGTTCCATTCTTGACTATATCAAACGCGAGTTAAATGGTCATTTTTTCTTTACCGATGGGAAAACGGGACTTTCGGAAATGGCACTTTTTACGACTCTGGATTGGATTCGGTTTCGCTCCGTTTTGCCAGTGGAAGAAGATCCTGTATTTGTTAGTTTTTTAAACTTCCATGGCCAAAACAAATCTTGGAAGGAAACAGCTCCTAAGTAA
- a CDS encoding LBF_2017 N-terminal domain-containing protein — MNRNFLLILGIVFFTFSSLVSKPKRELRIAIDAEADANFELELWQEKPNENGDSIAPKPPESIQFKGNRITVTPKDDFEYFRVRRLGEYGAKGFWTQVYSTNVDPGSPLSVPKEYVATKKVFVPKQEPKKATSVISGDSFVIVKDKEQSIRYLTKDHLTLNPSDDASGVAEVRYRINGGHWNSSKAMTSVPVQEEGNYKFLYFSLDHAGNKEPIQVLDFIKDSTPPETTLDWVGQSATGKGGVKFLSPETKLKLTSKDRLSGTKDILVAYTCQSGNQSEFKPYTAEISIVELKTTCKGSFQLFYYGIDNVGNEEAVKTLNFQLGSESN; from the coding sequence ATGAATCGAAATTTTTTACTGATCCTTGGAATTGTTTTTTTTACATTTAGTTCTCTAGTTTCTAAACCAAAAAGAGAACTTCGAATTGCAATCGATGCGGAAGCAGATGCCAATTTTGAATTGGAACTTTGGCAAGAAAAACCAAATGAGAATGGGGACAGCATTGCCCCCAAACCTCCTGAATCCATTCAGTTTAAAGGAAACAGAATTACGGTAACACCGAAGGATGACTTTGAATACTTCCGTGTTCGTAGACTTGGTGAATACGGAGCCAAAGGATTTTGGACCCAAGTGTATTCGACAAATGTGGATCCTGGTTCCCCTCTTTCTGTTCCCAAAGAATATGTTGCTACCAAAAAAGTTTTTGTTCCCAAACAAGAACCGAAAAAAGCCACTTCTGTAATTTCAGGTGATAGTTTTGTCATCGTGAAAGACAAAGAACAATCAATTCGATATCTGACAAAAGACCATCTAACACTCAATCCTAGTGATGATGCCTCGGGTGTTGCTGAAGTACGTTATCGTATAAACGGTGGACATTGGAATTCCAGTAAAGCAATGACCTCAGTTCCAGTCCAAGAAGAAGGGAATTATAAGTTTTTGTATTTTTCTTTAGACCATGCTGGTAACAAAGAACCAATTCAAGTTTTGGACTTTATTAAAGACTCCACTCCACCAGAAACAACACTGGATTGGGTAGGACAAAGTGCAACCGGTAAGGGTGGAGTTAAATTCCTTTCACCAGAAACAAAACTTAAACTTACTTCCAAGGATCGTTTGAGTGGGACCAAAGACATTCTTGTTGCTTACACTTGTCAGTCGGGAAACCAATCCGAATTTAAACCATATACTGCTGAGATTTCGATTGTTGAGTTAAAAACAACATGTAAGGGATCCTTCCAATTGTTCTATTACGGAATTGACAACGTAGGGAATGAGGAAGCAGTCAAAACATTAAATTTCCAATTGGGTAGCGAATCCAATTAA
- a CDS encoding FecR domain-containing protein produces MRKSITQSILVLIIVFSQFSLFAEDGETLEPITITVQKGETLSLISERHLSDPKRWPELLKHNKIPNPDLIKPGLSLVVPVFLRKPVVGVTEFVMGQVEWNGTGGKGPWVPLKLGQELHPNDQIKTTGKGKTDVHINNVGMVRILTNSHFEVKGAEKKGGAVTVALFKGSLDAKVTKSNPPTNEHKFNIVSPSSTAGVRGTEFRVELDEKLSSTISCFEGVVDVAAQGKTVELKQGMATFVEKGKSPVQPYKIPEAPRLKEE; encoded by the coding sequence ATGAGAAAGTCCATCACACAGTCAATCCTAGTACTTATCATAGTATTCAGTCAGTTTTCGCTTTTTGCGGAAGATGGTGAAACTTTAGAGCCCATTACCATTACAGTCCAAAAGGGAGAAACCCTTTCTCTCATTTCAGAAAGACATCTTTCTGATCCAAAACGCTGGCCAGAACTTTTAAAACACAATAAAATCCCAAACCCCGATCTGATCAAACCAGGTTTATCTTTAGTGGTTCCCGTTTTCCTTAGAAAACCTGTTGTCGGTGTCACTGAGTTTGTGATGGGACAAGTGGAATGGAATGGAACTGGTGGTAAAGGCCCTTGGGTTCCTTTGAAGTTAGGACAAGAACTCCATCCGAATGACCAAATCAAAACAACTGGAAAAGGAAAAACAGATGTTCATATCAATAACGTTGGTATGGTGCGAATTTTAACAAACAGTCATTTTGAAGTCAAAGGTGCTGAGAAAAAAGGTGGGGCGGTAACCGTTGCCCTGTTTAAAGGAAGTTTGGATGCAAAGGTCACAAAATCCAATCCACCGACAAACGAACACAAATTTAATATCGTAAGTCCATCTTCCACAGCGGGCGTTCGGGGAACTGAATTTAGAGTGGAATTAGATGAAAAACTAAGTTCTACTATTTCCTGTTTTGAGGGAGTGGTAGATGTTGCTGCCCAAGGAAAAACAGTAGAGTTAAAACAAGGAATGGCTACTTTTGTTGAAAAAGGTAAGTCTCCTGTACAACCTTATAAAATTCCCGAAGCACCTCGCCTCAAAGAAGAATAG